In Papaver somniferum cultivar HN1 chromosome 9, ASM357369v1, whole genome shotgun sequence, the genomic stretch ttctaaaactctcaataatcaatttgaaacatccttagaagaacgACAATGGTATTACACAtatcactagcttcaagtaattttaaaatgattatttgatcgatgcgaaacattccgagttaacatcaaatgattgtctcacacagatcatgtaagatgttcaaggtaattttcacatgatcaacttgacttaatatttagtttccaacaaatgaattgttcATAACCAAAGTTgccaagtagatgatgaagcattTTAAGCTTTAAACTCATATTTCGAAAATTACATTCACGAGATAAACTTAACTCGAAATTTCAATGtatatataatataaagtctatatagctatacaacttagtaTCATTAGTAGATAGAattgaaatagacttctgagtgatagataagttttagtctccacatactttttgtcgtcgaagttcctccaaagttttcaatagatcttcttcttcaaatggtgaatgtcgtgaaatctaatgctcaactacacacttctatcataatccgagacatagctataagtagattagaaatcaagatatagttttgatcaactaaatttgacaacaagcttgagatatcaacgcttgcgagttcgataaacaatgctctaacaatatgtacTCTTTATTCAGATAACCTGGAATTCTTATAGTCTCGCCATTAGTACTTCAAGTTAATGCATGTAAAGAGATATCCATATCTGATTCATCTGGAGATGTTTTCTCCTCCTTTTCTTCGTGGTGATTACCCTCTTGACATTCCTCTTCTTCTATTTCATCAACTCGCGGCATGAAAAAATGTTGTTGTTTGCATTTATGTTCTGGTTTAAATGGGTCATCACGGTTGAAACACAACCTCTTATCTCTTTTGTCTTTCATCTGCTCATAATTAAGTTTTTTGATGGGAGGAAAGGAATTATTAGGTGATCTTGACTCAAAACTTCTAGTCTGAAATGATGTTCTGTTGAAAGTGGATTTTGTTGGTGGGTTGGATGTAATATCCTTAGAGGTGTTGGTTGACGAAGATGGAAAATGAGCAGTGGGTTGTGGCTAAGAATAGATCTGAACTTTTTTTATTGTCCACCTACTGTAAGCTCTTGCAACTTAGCTAGGTGAAAGGCTTCATTAAGAGTAGTGGGTTTGAACATCTGAACTGTATTTTTAAGCTCATCTTGTAACGCACTTATGAAACTCAACACAAAATAACTCCCAGTGAGAAGTTTTACCGAGTATAATAGCTTTGAGGATTTCAAACCTTTCATAATAATCTTCCATCATAGAGATTTTTATCAGTTTATTAAACATTccaaccaatgtagtcaatatcggtgtATCGACCAATATTACAAGTTTTTATCGTGTATTGGGAAAAACCTTTACGACATCTAAAATATCAGCAACACGAAGATTGAACGACACAAACTCTCATGCCGGCCGGTACAAACCGATATATTACGTTCACTGATACATTGATAATATTATTAATGGTAATTTGGCAGAATAAATTGTTAAGATCTGGAAACTTTTGCAATATATCTGAAGATTATTCTCTGAGCTGATGATCACTACCTGACATCAGCATCAGCAAGAAGTAGTCGCGGCAAGTATTCGGCATGTTAGACACTACGAAGAAAGGGGGGGAAAAAGAATTGTTGGATTTTaagtctacaaaaaaaaatagtagtaGTAATAATAACTCTTTCTTTAATACAAATAATCATctttagaaaatttggacctgAAGTAAACCCTTAGTATGTCAATATTAGCTGATTATTCAAGCAAGTAAGATTGTGAAAGCAAGAAACAAGGAAAGAAGATTTACAAGCTGACCTATTTTGGCTTTATCCCACAAACGTTAACATTCGATCTGAAAATTCATGCAAAATTACTGGCAACCCCAGCAACCGCAGCCACATCAGTAAAACTAACACCTAATATGCCCATAACTAACTGAATTCGTGACAAACACGGCTTTTTCTCGTCCAGCATTATCTTTAAATTCTTTTCCATTCTGTTAACCTTTTCCATTATCTTCAATAACAGAAGACATGATATAAGAATCATATCTTAAGAATAAATCGGGGGTATTTAACTGAATCAAGAGTATTTAGGTAATACAGTGGATAGCTTTCTTGAAGTCCAGTCAAATTGCACCAACCGCTCCCCCAGAAGCACTTCAAGCTTCGTTATCGTTCCAGTATCCATCCGTCGCAGAACCAACTCGGCCATGTGGCGGTCATTGCTCAGCAGATAATCAAGATCTTCCTTCACCTGTAAGTAAGTAGTTTACAGTTGAGTTTTTTGTCACCATTGCATATTTCTAACAATTAAACAGTGAGATTTTTATCTATTCCAAACTATGTTGTCAAAGGTGAGCAGGATGCAGGGTTCGATTCAGATGGTGAACGCCTTCCCTTGCCAAAAATCCTCGGGGCTATTCATTTGCGATCACCATCAAGTCAATGATCCAATACGGAAACTTCATAAATATTAAATCGTGTTCCCTACATCAATCACCAATACCAATACTACATTGTGTTCATTAAATCGTGTTCCCGACATAAATCACCAATATTAAATTGTGTTTATTTCTTAATGTAATTAGTTCTTGCCTACAGGACGATTCCCTGGTCAAGAAACAGATACTGTAACTTCCGGTTGCAGCATTGTAGTAGACCTGCTAATCTGCTAAAGCATTTTATGTGTCATATAATCCATCTGAGGCAACTTTCTACACCTTAACCACTCAACCAGTCCAGATACACACTATACCTATCTAAACTTTATCTCTCAATTCGTAATTAAAGATAAGAGAACCTACATTAAACTCTAGATGGCACAATTCTGAACAATTGATTCTCCCCGATGCCAATCTTATCTTTCCATATCAGATAATTAATTAACAACTGAGAAGGTAAATCTTTTCTTTCCATATTTGACGGTGATTGACGAATAATTAACGTGAAGATTATTGATCAACATTTCCCAAAACTTTCTCAATTGGCAACTTTCTACACCTTAACCACTCAACCAGTCCAGATACACACTATACCTATCTAAACTTTATTTCTCAATTCGTAATTAAAGATAAGAGAACCTACATTAAACTCTAGATGGCACAATTCTGAACAATTGATTCTCCCCGATGCCAATCTTATCTTTCCATATCAGATAATTAATTGACAACTGAGAAGGTAAATCTTTTCTTTCCATATTTGACGGTGATTGACGAATAATTAACGTGGAGATTATTGATCAACATTTCCCAAAACTTTCTCAATTCGATCTTCCTCATCAATTTAATCAGCCGCTAAAGGAAGCTactctgttttctttttctaacccaaaaataaataaattatattttGCTTCTTCTTATGGCAGCTACGCTGCTTTctttttccaaccaaaaaaaaaaaagaacaattgGTAGGGTGACTAGATTGGCGCATTGCCTCGCCTCGTGTTTCGAACAACAAGACCCCAAGATATTGCCTAGCAGGCCATTATACATTGGTATAGTTGTGTAGGTAATTGATACAGGTAATAGATGATCATGCATTTACATTCTACTTATATGCAAACACTATAACAAACTCTATATGTTTAAATGACTGGTTCCATTTCTGAATCTTGATTTCCTTACTAGTCAGAAATCCATCAGATTTTCCAATAATTCGTTACACTCTCACTTGCATGGAATTGACAAATCTTAAGAGTAAAGGTTGATTTTTCAGCCTATGTACCAGACAAGTGGTATATACTATGGTTTCAAAATcgtctaattatttttttaagcaGAGACAGCATAGGCTATAAGGTACTAACCTACTGGTCCTACGTAAACTTACTTAATCTCGTTGCTGATAGATATTGTTTACTTAACTAAATAAATGACTCGCTCTTTCGAGGCCTACCTTGGCACCAGGTAAAAAATTATGACTTCTTGTGGTCCAATTTCACTAGACCGCAATGTTAACTACTTAAGGTAAGTTGGTAATTCTCTCAGGAACTACAGATAATGAAAGTGCAGATCTAAGCTTGGATTGTTTGTTTATAATGGGCTTGCTGCTTGTGTGATGAGTTTCATGTTTTTTCATAGGCGGTGATATCCAAACCCTCACCTCTTTAAAACAATTCAGTTCACTACTTCACTAGAACGCGGCCAAAACTAGCTACAAAATAAAAGTCTAGTTCAAAGAAACATGCAAAACCTACTCATATTTCATTAGTAATCAGTCAACATAcaaccaaaaattaaatacaagcatGATAACAAAAATTAGCTAATTACACTAATTGACACAAACACGATATCATATGAATTATGAgcataaagaaaacaaaattagaaaGGCACCTTATTCACCAGACACCTAATTCGAACTACGCGAGTTTGGATTTGACAAAGTTGTTAAGAACTCATAGTGGTTCTCGATTCTGAAAGAGCCACTTCTGCCTCTAGACACACATCCAATGCCACAAATTCAAACCTAATTTGCTTATCCATTTTACCTTCTTCTACTTCCTCAGTATCATCTGACCATTCTTTTTCATCAGCTTCCTGCAAAATTACCAATTACCAATTCAAGCACTAAAAATCGTAATTTAAGCATAAAATGAAAATTCAAGCATAAAAATCAATCTTTACACACCTGAATTTTATCTTGACGACGGGATAATTGACGAATCTCCTCAAGGAATGGAGGCATAGAAAGATCACTAGAATCCAGAGCATAAACTTCTTCAGTAGTTAAGATGGCTTTAAGGTGTTCTATGTTAACAAGAATGCACTTCTCACAACCTAATAAAGTTAAGGATGGAGTGTCAAGAAGAATTTGGTATTCCGCTTCTGTTAATCCTGTTTTCTTCCTAATGAAATCCATACCTAAATCAAGCTTCTGACCTCGACCTACTGAATCATAAACCCACCATGTTTTGGTATCCAATATCTCCTGATGATCGAGTGGTTGCACTTGACATGAATAATACCGTGATCGAAGAGTTCTTGTACCTCCCATCATTTCTCtctaaaatttagggttttgagagattttgtttCTCCCGAATCGTTTTCTTTCTCGCGTTTAAAACCCTCAaacagatttttttcttttgtttttttaaatttaaaaaataaaaaataaagcagTGAAGACTGAAGAGGAAAGTTCACCACATTTCTGAAGAATGGTCCGAAACAAACACTATGCGCCGTGGAGTTTAATTACGTGGCCTATTCCTATGAACCATAGCAAAAATATCTATTTGTCATATCAGATTACATGACAAATTAGTTGTGTCGCCATGAAAAAACGTGATAGTGTCTGTACCGAGGGATATTCACTGTAGGTCTATAGCGCTGGCCTTATATGATTATAGTTGGCGTTGTAATCACCATCACTCGATGGACAATATATAGTTTACCGGCTATTTTGTAACGTCTACTCCCCCTACTTCATTTCTATATATACGCCCTTTAACTTCATCAAATTACTCTCACCTACTTCTACATATATTTTATCTATTTCTTTATCTATATTCTTAACTTTAAATTTCGTAATCATCAATGGGGAAATCTGATGAAGAGAGGAATATTCATGTCAATCGGTTTAGATCGCAGCAAGAAATGCATCAAAGGAGATTGCAACgacttgatgatgaggaagctgaagatagAGACCTAGTGAACACTTTGATACTCGTACATTCGGGACAAATACCTAGAGTTTCAGAGCTAAAAGAAGTATTCACGAGAAGATATATGTATCGAGCGAGGGAGTAGTTCCACCAAAagttgatgcacgattattttcttcccactTGTGTGTACTCTGGTCAAGATTTCCAACGTCGATTCCGCATTGCCCTGACACCTGGTGATAAAGATTATTTATGAGCTTTGTcgggtagaacctcaatttaattatcagtttgatgcactgaatattagaggtcatagtcctgaacaaaaaaGTTACTTCGGCTCTAAGGATTTCAGGTTATGGAAAACCAAAGGATTCGAACGATGAGTACCATCGTATAGGCAAAAAATAACTCCATTCACTCATCTTTCATTGTTTTGCTAAGTAGTAATTAATCATTTTGGCCCAATgcatttacgaaaaccaaccatGGAAaatgttagagaaatattaaagGAGAATGAGGATAGGGGATTCTCAGGAGTGCTAGGTAGCCTTGATTACATGCATTGGGTATGGCAGGGGTGCCCTACTTATTGAGTCGGTCAATATAAAGGGTGTTACCCAAAACCAACCTTTATCCTTGAagctgctgcttcttatgatttTTGGATATGGCACGCTTTTTTCAATCAtccgggttcacaaaatgatattaatgttttgcacaaATTGCATCTACTTGAAGATCTAAAGTATGGAATTTGTCCCTAAGTTTATTTCATAGTCAACGACCATCAATACACTCATGGTTATTATCTTGCGGATGGTCTAAAATGGTCATGATTGGTTTAATGTTACCATCAGGCCCCTGCCTGCGAAGTGGGTCTTCAAACCGGCATTTTAACCAATGCCAAATGACGATGAGGAAGGATGTGGTATGggcttttggaattttgaagaggaatTTCACTATCATTTGTAGTCCATATCGTGGTTTAAGTCCTCGTAAAATGCACAAGATATGCTCATTTGCATAATTCtacataacatggtaattcaggaatCCTGTCGTGATAAAGAGTGGATTAAATATGAATATGAAGAATTGAGGCATGAGAGTCAACCTGAAAGAGGCTTTCCTGCAACAAACTATGCGCATATGACTAATACATTCAAAATTGGAATTTGTATGACATGTTAAGAGAAAATCTGAGAGtgaatctttgggaagagtttggaagAGTCGTCGGCCGTAGTTATTAAGTTTTATATTACATATATtagtttaaacatttaataattaaTTTGTTTGCAGTTTGTGTTattcaatattattttttttaaaaaatattcaATTGTCACCTAGCGGTTTTTAGTTAATCGAGAGATAAACACTTTATCGCCAACAGATAGTTTTCCCCAACGGCTTTCAATATATCCCCTATATATACGCCTCATCTCatttcaaaatcacaccttctacacCAACCTTCTACGAAAATATTCTATTCTCACTATTTAATTTCAATCAATGTGCTTAATCCTAACTTTAATATAAGATTTATATCTTTGAAGAAACTATGTAATATACTATCTGAAGAAGGGTGAAGAAAAGCGCCAAGCTGGTTTAGTCAGTCAGAGTTATTGGGGTAAAGATCATGAGACCTTCTGCAATGACATAGGTAATCCTCACAATCGGGATCATGCATAACTGTTTTGTCGATTTTTTGAAATATGAAAACCAGTAGAAGATTTTATAGCTTTAGTTCGAGTTGTAAGTCGATATAGACTTAGGGGTGAAACCTATGATGAAATTTTTGTGTAATCTCGGGAGGAATGGCGAATATGGAAAAGAAAGAATTTTGAATACAAACTCATTTTTAAATCCTCAAGAAGTTTCTCATTACCCGTGAGAGATTTTAGTACGATGTAATGATGCTAATTAATGTGgtgttataattaagtaaaatttaTCAAGTATAATGCAATAACATTTCAAATTAAAACTCAACATTTCAAATTGAATTTAGAATTAATACATCGATTATTTAGAGGTACTACTACATCGAACGCATCATCCGCGTCATCATCACCAGCTGGGTTGTGATTAAATCCAGCTTGTTGTTCAATTTGTGCTTTTAGCTTGTCAAATTCGAGTTACCACACATGTTTTTGTTGCgcgttcataattgaagtgtcTGCACCAAGAATCTTATGCTTGTCATAGTTATTgacaaatttttcttgagaaaaccAACCTTTTTCGTCTCTATGTTTTGAAATTTCCGGTCAACCGCTATTTGCTTCCCAATGGTATCCTGATGTTCCATAAACTACGTCATGTTAAAACTATCGTATTTATCCACCTTTCTTGAGCTACTTTTTTATCCAGTCTTACTATGTTTCCTCCTAAAAGTTTTTTATTAGCATCATCATCGTTGAGAACTAAGTTGGCATTTGGGTTTCTTGTGGTATATCGTGAAAAAATTGGATTTGATGTACCTGgtgaaaaaaatgaagaatttggtgttgagggagaagaattgTATGGTGATCTTTCGGGTGCTTGTTGATTAGCTGTTAACACgtctggattatatttgttcaacacctttAAAATATAATAACAACTTTCGAATTGGAAATTTTTTCCATACTTGCGTTGCCAATATGTACGACATTGTGTTTCCACATCAACATCCACAGCACCACTCTCCTGGCCTCTCTTTGCTTGTATTGTCGCAACAACATAAGAGGCGACTTCCTTATTGATCGTAATGAAACATTGTGACAACCCAGTCGCATCAAGATAATTGATGTTCATATTTTGTTcttgatatttcataaatatgttatcccacatgGCGTTACCATGTTGATATGCACCACTTATACAATCTTgagtaaaaaaaatataattacgACAAAAATATCCATCTTCAGATATAGCGAATTTGGACTCCGAACTTTGTTACTTTTTTTTACCTTTACTTTTGTCTTGAGtttgagattgagattgagaatccatattacaagaaattaagaagtgtagagaaggtgtgattagtttatcttgttttagATTAGAAGAATAGTGAGatattgagaaattctagagagatttctGATGTGACTTGAAATGCTTTTAAAGTTGAGTATGTATAAGGGGATTTTCCATCCGTTGGATGAGGCGATGATTAAACCAACGATCTATAGAAAGGCCAGCATTGGAGCTGTCTAGACCCTCGAGCGTTGTTCtgaccatcgagcgatggaaTCCCTATCGCTCGCTAGAGATGCTGTTGCGTATGCCTAAGTGGTATATTTTACACTTAGACACTTAGTTTTCCCCTTTTttcatacccatagtgggtgcaaaagtggTAAACTATGTTGTTTGACATGTGCCTAGGAATATGCCTAAAAAGTGTATGTTTGACATGTTCTGATGATCTTATAACCCTCCGTGTTTAGAATCTCGACCCTCattacataactccctaaattaaatcaatgGTGGAGATCGAATGTTACGTACACACTCGTTAAGGAGTCTGCACAAAATCCGACTCTACAAAGTTAGCATTATTTTTGACAAATTGGAAAGTGACATAAATTGAAGTTGAGGAGGATGTCTCCTATTACGTTGTAATCTGTATTCGCCAAGGGTGCTGGTGGTAGGCTAAGAAAGATACCTACaattatactgcaagtgcacaacatcTATAGTAGACAAAGAAAATACAGGTCGATCACACAGAGACTAGGGCGATGTAGATTTGATTCTAAAGTCTTACTAAAACTGATTCAAAAGAAAGAATAACACAAAGGTTGTTTTGTTGGGTGTCGATACGACGAAACAGATGATATGAAAAATAAACTAGAATGCAAAAAACAAAGCA encodes the following:
- the LOC113309259 gene encoding magnesium transporter MRS2-3-like, which translates into the protein MMGGTRTLRSRYYSCQVQPLDHQEILDTKTWWVYDSVGRGQKLDLGMDFIRKKTGLTEAEYQILLDTPSLTLLGCEKCILVNIEHLKAILTTEEVYALDSSDLSMPPFLEEIRQLSRRQDKIQEADEKEWSDDTEEVEEGKMDKQIRFEFVALDVCLEAEVALSESRTTMSS